Proteins encoded by one window of Candidatus Hydrogenedentota bacterium:
- a CDS encoding sigma 54-interacting transcriptional regulator has product MNKARNARAAQEGGDAAPVLAATLEDYISADGAMQRCLHLARLAARTDLPVLVLGESGTGKTVISQAIHQSSVRAGGPFVSFNAAALSDTLLDSQLFGHEKGAFTGADRQVKGKFEQADGGTLFLDEIADLSLTGQAKILRAVEEGEFERLGGEGIRRADVRLITATCHPLREFVASRRFRQDLFYRIKGITLFVPPLRERRNDLPRMIRREIVRSARAMDKTVRGLEADALERLLEHPWPGNLRELNQVIHVAVALMEDDVITLDTIILDDFQPFDVTSEGGAEAKSAGSGSAAVSPRGAVAAPADDLLETAERHHIAAVLARQGGNKRQTARALGVSRSTLDRKLSQYGLG; this is encoded by the coding sequence ATGAACAAGGCCCGCAACGCGCGCGCCGCGCAAGAAGGTGGAGACGCCGCGCCCGTTCTGGCGGCGACGCTGGAGGATTACATCAGCGCGGACGGGGCGATGCAGCGTTGCCTGCACCTGGCGCGGCTTGCGGCGCGGACGGATCTGCCGGTGCTGGTGCTGGGGGAATCGGGGACGGGGAAGACGGTGATCAGCCAGGCGATCCACCAGTCTTCGGTGCGGGCCGGGGGGCCATTCGTCTCTTTTAATGCGGCGGCGCTGAGCGATACGCTGCTGGACAGCCAGCTTTTCGGTCATGAGAAGGGGGCGTTCACGGGGGCGGACCGGCAGGTGAAGGGGAAGTTTGAGCAGGCGGATGGCGGGACGCTGTTTCTGGATGAGATTGCGGATCTTTCTTTGACTGGCCAGGCGAAGATTCTGCGGGCGGTGGAGGAAGGGGAGTTTGAGCGGCTGGGCGGTGAGGGAATCCGGCGGGCGGATGTTCGGCTGATTACGGCGACGTGTCACCCGCTGCGGGAGTTTGTGGCGAGCCGGCGTTTCCGCCAGGATCTTTTTTACCGGATCAAGGGGATCACGCTGTTCGTGCCGCCGCTGCGCGAGCGCCGGAACGACTTGCCGCGGATGATCCGGCGGGAGATCGTGCGATCGGCGCGGGCGATGGACAAGACGGTGCGGGGGCTGGAGGCGGACGCGCTGGAGCGGCTGCTGGAGCACCCGTGGCCGGGGAACCTGCGGGAGTTGAACCAGGTGATCCACGTGGCGGTGGCGCTGATGGAGGACGACGTCATTACGCTGGACACGATTATCCTGGATGATTTTCAGCCGTTTGACGTGACGTCCGAGGGCGGGGCGGAGGCGAAATCGGCGGGATCGGGATCGGCGGCGGTTTCGCCGCGCGGCGCTGTGGCCGCGCCGGCGGACGACCTGCTGGAGACGGCGGAGCGGCATCATATTGCGGCGGTGCTTGCGCGGCAGGGGGGGAACAAGCGGCAAACGGCGCGCGCGCTGGGGGTGAGCCGGTCCACTTTGGATCGGAAGCTGTCTCAATATGGGCTGGGGTAG
- the truA gene encoding tRNA pseudouridine(38-40) synthase TruA, translating to MIDETLKGTVRYLGTHFCGWQAQDGQRSVQGEIEGALSRIASRPIRIQGAGRTDAGVHALGQVFSCVWPRPLHATLRHALCRMLEPEIQITGLSAVPADFNARFSAISKRYCYTFHFSREMDPFCAPYCWQVPYAVDLERMAALLPRLEGTHDFAGFQSTGSQMKTTVRTIYEARLLPGAVIGPADAADVWHLELYGDGFLYHMVRNIAGTLVEIGRGRFGPEFLDGALTSGGPFRGHCAPAQGLVLKEVHYPAEYGG from the coding sequence ATGATCGACGAGACATTGAAGGGAACGGTGCGCTATCTGGGCACGCATTTTTGCGGCTGGCAGGCGCAGGATGGCCAGCGGAGCGTACAGGGGGAGATCGAGGGGGCGCTGAGCCGGATCGCTTCGCGGCCTATCCGGATTCAGGGGGCGGGCCGGACGGATGCGGGGGTGCACGCGCTGGGGCAGGTTTTTTCGTGCGTCTGGCCCCGCCCACTCCATGCGACGCTGCGTCACGCGCTTTGCCGGATGCTGGAGCCGGAGATTCAGATCACGGGGCTTTCAGCGGTTCCGGCGGACTTCAATGCGCGTTTTTCGGCGATATCGAAGCGCTATTGCTATACGTTTCATTTCAGCCGGGAGATGGATCCGTTTTGCGCGCCGTATTGCTGGCAGGTTCCGTATGCGGTGGACCTGGAGCGTATGGCGGCGCTGCTGCCGCGGCTGGAGGGGACGCACGACTTTGCGGGGTTCCAGAGTACGGGGAGCCAGATGAAGACGACGGTGCGGACGATTTACGAGGCGCGGCTTCTTCCGGGGGCGGTTATCGGGCCGGCGGACGCGGCGGACGTGTGGCATCTGGAGCTTTACGGGGATGGTTTTTTGTATCACATGGTGCGGAATATCGCGGGGACCCTGGTGGAAATCGGTCGGGGCCGCTTCGGGCCGGAATTCCTGGACGGGGCGCTGACATCGGGCGGGCCGTTTCGGGGGCATTGTGCGCCAGCGCAGGGTCTGGTGCTGAAGGAGGTGCATTATCCGGCGGAATACGGGGGGTAG
- a CDS encoding transposase: protein MAEILLPWHEEIQREALRSSVLNADETGWRVDGKTHWLWCFASSDLSYFL, encoded by the coding sequence TTGGCGGAAATACTCCTGCCCTGGCACGAGGAAATCCAGCGCGAAGCGCTCAGGTCCTCGGTGCTGAACGCCGACGAAACCGGCTGGCGCGTGGATGGAAAGACCCACTGGCTCTGGTGCTTCGCCAGCAGCGACCTGAGCTATTTTCTCTGA
- a CDS encoding sulfatase, protein MKYFVLLSALIPPFLAAAAPNVLLLSVDTLRADRLGAYGYALPTSPNLDAFAREALLFEDAVCEVPLTGPSMGAMLSGRYPRMTGTTRNGLRMPDEVPLATDQFAAAGYHTFCVQSNWTLKANLSGMDRGFALYDDDFRKKRWGFMKPERDGDDVTDIALKFLAERPNDKPFFGWVHYSDPHAPYKMHRKFRPAGKRAWYLGHEEKTRVKYDSEVAFTDNEIGKLLAALPEDTIVVFVADHGESLFEHGYLGHGRKIYQNGMHIPLMIRAPGVDPERTATPARGIDIGPTLLGLAGLPVPDSMVGFDLLKENIPADRARVVETYGGAVPNLPGVKDVMAEAGPLMQGVIHEGWKLILEADRRELYYLPEDPAELNDRAAEDPDRADTLQQIIQRWEEATPVRAQGEENLNAEDLKALEALGYLE, encoded by the coding sequence GTGAAGTATTTCGTTCTCCTCAGTGCCCTGATACCCCCGTTTCTCGCCGCCGCCGCGCCCAATGTCCTCCTCCTCTCGGTCGATACCCTCCGGGCCGACCGCCTCGGCGCTTACGGCTACGCCCTGCCCACCTCCCCCAATCTCGACGCCTTCGCCCGCGAGGCCCTCCTCTTCGAAGACGCCGTCTGCGAAGTCCCGCTGACCGGGCCCTCCATGGGCGCCATGCTCAGTGGGCGCTACCCCCGAATGACCGGCACCACCCGCAACGGCCTCCGCATGCCCGACGAAGTTCCCCTCGCAACTGATCAATTCGCCGCCGCCGGCTACCACACCTTCTGCGTCCAGAGTAACTGGACCCTCAAGGCGAATCTCAGCGGCATGGATCGCGGGTTCGCCCTGTATGACGATGATTTCCGCAAGAAGCGCTGGGGATTCATGAAGCCCGAACGCGACGGGGACGACGTCACCGACATCGCCCTCAAATTCCTCGCCGAACGCCCCAATGACAAACCCTTCTTCGGCTGGGTCCACTACTCCGACCCCCACGCCCCCTACAAAATGCACCGCAAGTTCCGGCCCGCCGGCAAGCGCGCCTGGTATCTCGGGCACGAGGAAAAAACCCGCGTGAAGTACGATTCCGAAGTCGCCTTCACCGACAACGAAATTGGAAAACTCCTCGCCGCCCTCCCCGAAGACACCATCGTCGTCTTCGTCGCGGACCACGGCGAAAGCCTCTTCGAACACGGCTACCTCGGGCACGGACGAAAAATATACCAGAACGGCATGCACATCCCCCTCATGATTCGCGCCCCCGGCGTCGATCCCGAACGCACGGCCACCCCCGCCCGCGGCATCGATATCGGGCCCACCCTCCTCGGGCTCGCCGGCCTCCCCGTCCCCGATTCCATGGTCGGATTCGACCTCCTGAAAGAGAACATCCCCGCCGACCGCGCCCGCGTCGTCGAAACCTACGGCGGAGCCGTACCCAACCTTCCCGGCGTCAAGGACGTCATGGCCGAGGCCGGCCCCCTCATGCAAGGCGTCATCCACGAAGGATGGAAACTCATCCTCGAAGCCGACCGCCGCGAACTCTACTACCTCCCCGAAGACCCCGCCGAACTCAACGACCGCGCCGCCGAAGATCCCGACCGCGCCGACACCCTCCAGCAAATTATCCAGCGCTGGGAAGAAGCCACCCCCGTCCGAGCCCAGGGCGAAGAAAACCTCAACGCCGAAGACCTCAAGGCCCTCGAAGCCCTCGGCTACCTCGAATAG
- a CDS encoding SelT/SelW/SelH family protein, protein MHREPRIEIHYCTQCHWLLRAAWYAQELLSTFGPQLGEVALLPATGGCFQVYCNGTLLWCRKREGRFPEAKELKQRARDQIAPGQSLGHSDR, encoded by the coding sequence ATGCACCGCGAGCCCCGCATCGAAATCCACTACTGCACCCAGTGCCACTGGCTCCTGCGCGCCGCCTGGTACGCCCAGGAACTCCTCAGCACCTTCGGCCCGCAGCTCGGCGAGGTCGCCCTGCTACCCGCCACCGGCGGCTGCTTTCAGGTGTACTGCAATGGAACGCTGCTATGGTGTCGCAAGCGCGAAGGACGCTTCCCCGAAGCAAAGGAGCTCAAGCAGCGCGCCCGCGACCAGATCGCCCCCGGCCAATCCCTCGGCCACAGCGACCGCTGA
- a CDS encoding glycosyltransferase family 39 protein produces the protein MSVLMLLIAAWCAGGLLVARNTGDGDLAEATCFRLLAGLAVAAPVLLALACHSLAVAQYALAAAAAGCVGWSLWGRKPRLVPNHLGARAAWRGLNRLEKCSLLALATAGLLTLISALAPSTGWDAAVAHLALPAAYARAGRVALDPGNVYTGYPQFLHVLYAIAYSGGAGGELLVSMLNWGSGVLACAALYALGRRAGTRQTGLVAAAMLATAPIFMDQAGSVGIDLGFAAYSTAALAALMAWRAEGRLRYLALAGLFAGAGCGIRHTGLLVAALMLAAVTALAWRRRPVRALALFGGFALAAAAPWLARSWIVTGNPVFPFLLAYFPAAPIDHIAISDPGAHESIARAGGAGLLAYLRFPWDIVMRPQLFDGWNKSPGGLVLALGIPGLLLGGARAWGLGAFSAAGGTVFFFFQRLARYLLPFFTPMMVVAALAVERLRVGRRAVAAVVLISFAYGLGLHAAAMHFKMKVVLGLESRAAYLGARVERYAAFEYANAHLNTGGKLLLLDQRSYYFNGPSFQNHWSLRRIADRPLREQVAWLRDQGIRHVMIPEAYVSESGALSGEIAEMLSRWRRAPRWFDAVGPPMTIPRRGGGLETVVFLAVREPARNVD, from the coding sequence ATGTCAGTATTGATGCTGCTAATCGCGGCCTGGTGCGCCGGTGGCCTGCTTGTGGCCCGGAATACCGGGGACGGCGACCTGGCCGAGGCGACGTGCTTCAGGCTGCTCGCCGGGCTGGCCGTGGCCGCGCCGGTGCTGCTCGCGCTGGCGTGCCATTCGCTGGCCGTGGCCCAATACGCGCTCGCGGCGGCCGCGGCGGGGTGCGTCGGGTGGTCGCTCTGGGGACGGAAACCCCGACTTGTCCCGAACCATCTTGGGGCTCGCGCAGCCTGGCGGGGGCTTAACCGCCTGGAAAAGTGTTCCCTGCTGGCGCTGGCGACCGCGGGGTTGCTGACATTAATCAGCGCGCTGGCGCCTTCGACCGGATGGGACGCGGCGGTGGCGCACCTGGCGCTGCCGGCGGCCTACGCGCGCGCGGGTCGGGTCGCGCTGGATCCGGGGAACGTATACACGGGCTACCCGCAGTTTCTGCATGTGCTGTATGCGATCGCGTATTCGGGGGGCGCCGGCGGCGAGCTGCTGGTGTCAATGCTCAACTGGGGATCGGGCGTGCTGGCCTGTGCCGCGCTGTATGCGCTGGGGCGCCGCGCCGGCACGCGCCAGACGGGATTGGTGGCTGCCGCAATGCTGGCGACGGCGCCGATCTTCATGGACCAGGCGGGGAGTGTCGGGATCGATCTGGGCTTTGCCGCGTACAGCACGGCGGCCCTGGCGGCGCTGATGGCGTGGCGCGCGGAGGGCCGCCTTCGCTACCTCGCGCTCGCGGGCCTGTTTGCGGGGGCGGGCTGCGGAATCCGCCACACGGGCCTGCTGGTGGCCGCATTAATGCTCGCTGCGGTTACGGCGCTGGCGTGGCGCCGGCGGCCGGTCCGGGCGCTGGCGCTATTCGGGGGCTTCGCGCTGGCGGCGGCGGCGCCCTGGCTCGCGCGGAGCTGGATCGTGACCGGGAATCCGGTGTTTCCTTTCTTGCTGGCATATTTTCCAGCGGCCCCGATTGACCATATCGCGATTTCCGATCCGGGGGCGCATGAGTCGATCGCGCGGGCCGGGGGCGCGGGCCTGCTGGCATATCTGCGCTTTCCGTGGGATATCGTCATGCGCCCGCAGCTTTTTGACGGGTGGAACAAGTCGCCCGGGGGGCTGGTGCTTGCGCTGGGGATACCCGGGCTGCTGCTTGGTGGCGCGCGCGCGTGGGGGCTGGGGGCCTTCAGCGCGGCGGGGGGCACAGTCTTTTTCTTCTTCCAGCGGCTTGCACGGTACCTGCTGCCGTTTTTCACGCCCATGATGGTGGTGGCGGCGCTGGCGGTGGAGCGATTGCGGGTTGGCCGGCGCGCGGTGGCGGCGGTGGTGCTGATCAGCTTTGCGTACGGCCTGGGGCTGCACGCCGCCGCGATGCATTTCAAGATGAAGGTGGTCCTGGGCCTGGAGAGCCGGGCGGCGTACCTGGGCGCGCGTGTGGAGCGATATGCGGCGTTCGAATATGCCAATGCGCACCTGAACACGGGCGGAAAACTGCTGCTGCTTGATCAGCGGAGCTACTATTTCAACGGCCCGTCGTTCCAGAACCACTGGAGCCTCCGGCGCATCGCGGACAGGCCGCTGCGCGAGCAGGTCGCGTGGCTCCGGGATCAGGGAATCCGGCATGTGATGATCCCCGAGGCGTATGTGTCGGAATCCGGCGCCCTTTCGGGGGAGATCGCGGAGATGCTGTCGCGCTGGCGGCGGGCGCCCCGATGGTTTGACGCGGTCGGCCCGCCGATGACAATTCCGCGGCGGGGCGGCGGCCTGGAGACGGTGGTATTTCTGGCGGTGCGGGAGCCGGCGCGCAATGTCGATTAA
- a CDS encoding TIGR04283 family arsenosugar biosynthesis glycosyltransferase — protein MRNEHTIAVVIPALNEEAAIGRVLRDIPAWVDDVVVADNGSTDGTAAAARAQGARVVSVPERGYGAACLAGIAALASPDVVVFLDGDYSDHPEEMPLLVDPVIRGEVDLMIGSRMRGAREAGALSPQAAFGNWLATRLIRLFWGIRYTDLGPFRAIRYRTLLGLDMRDRDYGWTVEMQIKAALHAVPADEVPVSYRRREGVSKVSGTVRGVVGAGCKILGTIAASALFSRPALKTGLLVNFARFPEAGLVKTRLVPAMGAAGAAELYRAMAEHCVALAPPPLPEVETQVRYTGAERGAFRDWLGPAHLYAAQGEGELGARLARALEEGFEQAYGKVVICGTDCPGLDSARTAEAFAALDEFDVVMGPAEDGGFYLIGMRLSAAPYPVAPLFDGVEWGGAGVYEAVAANAAALGLSLRALAPLPDVDLLEDLAHWEAARARERLSIIIPALNEAERIGPLVQRLCALPNTEIIVVDGGSEDATRAIAASHGAAVIDAPRGRAAQMNAGAAVSTGERLLFLHADATPPPDVAGWVRRTLAFERVALGAFSLRIDGPGRAYRWIAGLANLRSAWLGMPYGDQGMFLRRETFEALGGFQELPILEDYALARSARRAGLVVTLPQAMGVSPRRWEREGTVWVTLRNVAAFFAYPCGVSPARIARWYGR, from the coding sequence ATGCGAAACGAACATACGATTGCGGTTGTGATTCCGGCGTTGAACGAGGAGGCGGCGATCGGCCGGGTGTTGCGAGATATTCCGGCGTGGGTGGATGATGTGGTGGTGGCGGACAATGGGTCTACGGACGGGACGGCGGCGGCCGCGCGGGCGCAGGGGGCGCGGGTGGTTTCGGTTCCGGAGCGGGGGTATGGGGCGGCGTGCCTCGCGGGGATCGCGGCGCTGGCGTCGCCGGACGTTGTGGTTTTTCTGGATGGGGATTACAGCGATCATCCGGAGGAGATGCCGCTGCTGGTGGATCCGGTGATCCGGGGGGAGGTGGACCTGATGATCGGTTCGCGGATGCGGGGGGCGCGGGAGGCGGGGGCGCTGTCTCCGCAGGCGGCGTTTGGGAACTGGCTGGCGACGCGGCTGATCCGGCTGTTCTGGGGGATCCGCTACACGGACCTGGGGCCGTTCCGGGCGATCCGGTACCGGACGCTGCTGGGTCTGGACATGCGCGATCGGGATTACGGGTGGACAGTGGAGATGCAGATCAAGGCGGCGCTGCACGCCGTGCCGGCGGACGAGGTTCCGGTGTCGTATCGCCGGCGGGAGGGGGTGTCGAAGGTGTCGGGCACGGTGCGCGGGGTGGTGGGGGCGGGGTGCAAGATACTGGGGACGATTGCGGCGAGCGCGCTGTTTTCGCGGCCGGCGTTGAAGACGGGGCTGCTGGTGAACTTTGCGCGGTTTCCGGAGGCGGGGTTGGTGAAGACGCGGCTGGTTCCGGCGATGGGCGCGGCGGGCGCGGCGGAGCTGTACCGCGCGATGGCGGAGCACTGCGTGGCGCTGGCTCCGCCGCCGCTGCCGGAGGTGGAGACGCAGGTGCGGTACACGGGCGCGGAGCGGGGGGCCTTTCGGGACTGGCTCGGTCCGGCGCACCTGTATGCGGCGCAGGGGGAGGGGGAGCTGGGGGCGCGGCTGGCCCGCGCGCTGGAGGAGGGCTTTGAGCAGGCCTATGGAAAGGTGGTTATCTGTGGGACCGATTGTCCCGGGCTGGACAGCGCGCGGACGGCGGAGGCGTTTGCGGCGCTGGACGAATTCGATGTGGTGATGGGGCCGGCGGAGGACGGGGGCTTCTACCTGATCGGTATGCGGCTGTCGGCGGCGCCGTATCCGGTGGCCCCGCTGTTCGATGGCGTCGAATGGGGGGGCGCGGGCGTGTACGAGGCGGTGGCGGCGAACGCGGCGGCGCTGGGCCTGTCGTTGCGCGCGCTGGCGCCGCTGCCGGACGTGGATTTATTGGAGGACCTGGCGCACTGGGAGGCGGCGCGGGCGCGGGAGCGGCTATCGATCATCATCCCGGCGCTCAACGAGGCGGAGCGTATCGGGCCGCTGGTCCAGCGGCTGTGCGCGCTGCCGAACACGGAGATCATTGTGGTGGATGGGGGCAGCGAGGACGCGACGCGGGCGATTGCGGCGTCACACGGGGCCGCGGTAATCGACGCGCCGCGGGGGCGGGCCGCGCAGATGAACGCGGGGGCGGCGGTGTCGACGGGTGAGCGCCTGCTGTTTCTGCACGCGGACGCGACACCGCCGCCGGATGTTGCGGGCTGGGTGCGGCGGACGCTTGCGTTCGAGAGGGTTGCGCTGGGGGCGTTCTCGCTGCGGATTGACGGGCCGGGGCGCGCGTACCGGTGGATTGCGGGGCTGGCGAATCTGCGGAGCGCGTGGCTCGGGATGCCGTACGGCGATCAGGGGATGTTTTTGCGGCGGGAGACGTTTGAGGCGCTTGGGGGATTTCAGGAGCTCCCGATCCTGGAGGATTATGCGCTGGCGCGGTCGGCGCGGCGCGCGGGGCTGGTGGTTACGCTTCCGCAGGCGATGGGGGTGTCGCCTCGGCGCTGGGAGCGGGAGGGGACGGTGTGGGTTACGCTGCGGAATGTGGCGGCGTTCTTTGCGTATCCGTGCGGGGTTTCGCCGGCGCGGATTGCGCGGTGGTACGGGCGTTGA
- a CDS encoding trypsin-like peptidase domain-containing protein, which produces MNAVERILKAPARAAAVLSAAACVALTGCATTSGLGAESAVIRAKNRVAPALVHIRPVKEVYQQGQRREVPVIGSGFIITPDGYIVTNEHVAGESRFVRCVLSDKSEVDARVVGVDPYTDLAVLKLDLPDRLPYVAFGDSDKLESGQTVIAMGSPLGLSRSVSMGIVSVTGRHLSGQTDHPFTNWIQTDAAINQGNSGGPLLNIRGEVIGVNTMVLRGAENVGFAIPSNLVRQVAEQIMGNGHVRRSWLGLELQEMLARTEDPTRKGVLVAGVDPLSPAFEARIQPGDILLSVGGTPTNARFEEDLPPVNKFIADLPVGEEVRLSLQRGDEIFEVPLVTEERGGLKGAQVEFSGWGFTAAELTPAVVRRAGLDSREGVLVSGAQVGGIANKAGLAQGDIILSVDGVKVENLAGFKEVYDARVADKTPLVMLSVRNRALHRFVLIKQEAGAPAPVVEGTSDAE; this is translated from the coding sequence TTGAACGCTGTTGAACGCATTCTAAAAGCCCCCGCGCGCGCCGCCGCGGTTTTATCCGCCGCGGCATGCGTGGCGTTAACCGGCTGCGCAACCACGTCGGGGCTGGGGGCGGAAAGCGCGGTGATACGCGCGAAAAACCGGGTTGCGCCCGCGCTCGTGCATATACGCCCGGTCAAGGAGGTCTACCAGCAGGGCCAGCGGCGCGAAGTGCCCGTTATTGGCAGCGGATTCATCATCACGCCCGACGGGTACATCGTCACCAACGAACACGTCGCGGGCGAAAGCCGTTTTGTCCGCTGTGTGCTCAGCGACAAGAGCGAGGTGGACGCGCGCGTGGTTGGTGTAGACCCCTACACCGATCTGGCGGTGCTGAAACTCGACCTTCCGGATCGTCTTCCCTACGTGGCCTTCGGGGATTCCGACAAGCTCGAATCCGGCCAGACCGTCATCGCGATGGGGAGCCCGCTCGGCCTTTCGCGTTCCGTTTCCATGGGCATTGTCAGCGTGACCGGACGCCACCTTTCGGGCCAGACCGACCATCCTTTCACGAACTGGATCCAGACGGACGCCGCGATCAACCAGGGCAACAGCGGCGGCCCCCTCCTGAATATACGCGGGGAAGTCATCGGCGTGAACACGATGGTTCTCCGCGGAGCGGAGAACGTTGGCTTCGCCATCCCGAGCAACCTCGTGCGGCAGGTCGCCGAGCAGATCATGGGCAACGGTCACGTTCGCCGCAGTTGGCTTGGCCTGGAGTTGCAGGAGATGCTTGCCCGCACGGAAGATCCGACGCGCAAGGGCGTGCTCGTCGCCGGCGTGGATCCGCTCTCACCGGCGTTCGAGGCCCGCATTCAGCCCGGCGATATCCTGCTGTCGGTTGGGGGCACGCCCACGAATGCCCGTTTCGAGGAAGACCTTCCCCCTGTAAACAAGTTCATCGCGGACCTGCCGGTCGGCGAGGAAGTGCGCCTCAGCCTCCAGCGCGGTGATGAAATCTTCGAAGTTCCGCTTGTCACCGAAGAGCGCGGTGGGCTCAAGGGCGCCCAGGTCGAGTTCAGCGGCTGGGGCTTTACCGCCGCGGAATTGACGCCCGCCGTCGTTCGCCGCGCGGGGCTCGATTCCCGCGAAGGCGTGCTCGTGTCCGGCGCGCAGGTCGGGGGCATCGCGAACAAGGCCGGCCTGGCGCAGGGCGACATCATCCTTTCGGTCGACGGCGTCAAGGTTGAAAACCTGGCCGGATTCAAGGAAGTTTACGACGCCCGCGTGGCCGACAAGACCCCGCTGGTCATGCTCTCGGTGCGCAATCGCGCGCTACATCGATTTGTGCTGATCAAGCAGGAAGCGGGCGCCCCGGC
- a CDS encoding oligosaccharide flippase family protein, with product MSIKRTIAHNTVYNAAGRCWEAIAGIALTVYIIERVGLEGFGLWSLIALFTGYAALFDFGMSSAFSRFIAACAARGDRSGVSGVVSTGFYFYLALGAGLLAIGWPAIDGLLQATVALAAWLNPGAPGLAPDSAAREEARFLLRGALLLFVATNAMAPFSAVPAGLQRMGVSNAIGFGVSLVKITATVAFLEQGYGVRGLLYASGIVLAATAVAHVVAARLLYPGLRCSPFAMRGALFQSMLSFGWRAQVARLANLVNFQTDRMVVALVGGGALDLVGLYRIGEDLAQKLRQIPALLVSALTPAASDLDARDDRERLAMLYTRSTRYMAAVTVPLTLFGMAAADLLLCLYAAKADHGPAVWVARILLAGYAVNVLPGPGVSIALGKGNAGLPMAAGLISTVGNIMLTVALYMAIGFYGIPAATAIALALSSAWFFRAMRREVDAPVMPLLRDALLGPVVAALPGTVFSVGVAWVLADYASRMGNLAAALGCGVVFAASYGLLLWRLPFFDAWDRAFFREALRLDRFQSPIGEEDTAREP from the coding sequence ATGTCGATTAAGCGGACGATTGCGCACAATACGGTCTACAACGCCGCCGGGCGCTGCTGGGAAGCCATCGCCGGCATCGCGCTGACGGTATACATCATCGAGCGCGTGGGGCTGGAGGGCTTCGGCCTCTGGTCGCTCATTGCGCTGTTCACGGGCTACGCCGCCCTCTTCGATTTCGGGATGAGCAGCGCATTCAGCCGTTTCATCGCCGCGTGCGCGGCCCGGGGCGACCGTTCCGGCGTGAGCGGGGTGGTGAGCACGGGCTTCTACTTCTACCTGGCGCTTGGCGCGGGGCTGCTGGCTATCGGGTGGCCCGCTATTGACGGGTTGCTGCAAGCGACGGTCGCGCTGGCGGCCTGGCTCAACCCGGGGGCGCCAGGGCTGGCGCCGGATAGCGCGGCGCGGGAGGAGGCGCGTTTTCTGCTGCGGGGAGCCCTGCTGCTTTTCGTGGCGACGAACGCCATGGCCCCGTTTTCGGCGGTGCCCGCCGGTTTGCAGCGGATGGGGGTGTCGAATGCGATTGGTTTCGGGGTTTCGCTCGTGAAAATAACCGCGACGGTGGCGTTTCTCGAACAGGGCTATGGCGTGCGCGGGCTGCTGTATGCGAGCGGGATCGTGCTGGCCGCCACGGCGGTCGCGCATGTGGTCGCGGCGCGCCTGCTGTATCCCGGGTTGCGGTGCAGCCCGTTCGCAATGCGCGGGGCGCTCTTTCAATCGATGCTGTCCTTCGGCTGGCGCGCGCAGGTGGCGCGGCTGGCGAACCTGGTGAATTTTCAGACGGATCGTATGGTGGTGGCGCTCGTCGGCGGCGGGGCGCTGGACCTCGTGGGGCTGTACCGGATCGGGGAGGACCTCGCGCAGAAACTGCGGCAGATTCCGGCGCTGCTGGTAAGCGCGCTGACGCCCGCGGCATCGGACCTGGACGCGCGCGACGACCGGGAGCGACTGGCGATGCTCTATACGCGATCGACGCGCTATATGGCAGCGGTGACCGTGCCGCTGACCCTGTTTGGGATGGCCGCGGCGGATTTGCTGTTGTGCCTGTATGCGGCGAAGGCCGACCATGGGCCGGCCGTGTGGGTGGCCCGGATTCTCCTCGCGGGCTACGCGGTGAACGTCCTGCCGGGACCCGGGGTAAGCATCGCGCTGGGGAAAGGCAACGCGGGACTGCCGATGGCGGCGGGGCTCATATCCACGGTTGGGAACATCATGCTGACGGTGGCCCTGTATATGGCGATTGGGTTTTACGGGATTCCCGCCGCGACGGCAATCGCGCTTGCGCTGTCTTCCGCCTGGTTCTTTCGGGCGATGCGGCGGGAGGTGGATGCCCCCGTTATGCCGCTGCTGCGGGACGCGCTCCTTGGGCCGGTCGTTGCCGCGCTGCCGGGTACGGTGTTCTCTGTTGGCGTCGCGTGGGTGCTGGCGGACTATGCGAGTCGCATGGGGAACCTCGCCGCCGCGCTCGGCTGCGGGGTGGTATTCGCGGCAAGCTACGGGCTACTGCTGTGGCGGCTTCCCTTCTTTGACGCGTGGGACCGGGCCTTCTTCCGGGAGGCGCTGCGGCTGGATCGATTCCAGAGCCCGATAGGGGAAGAAGATACCGCAAGAGAACCGTGA